The Prunus dulcis unplaced genomic scaffold, ALMONDv2, whole genome shotgun sequence genome includes a region encoding these proteins:
- the LOC117612833 gene encoding probable LRR receptor-like serine/threonine-protein kinase At3g47570, which yields MGGNETDRLALLAIKAQIKQDPHNVTSSWNESIHFCFWHGVTCSRRHQQRVTRLDLQSQKLAGSLSPHIGNLSFLRALRLQNNSFSNKIPPEIGNLRRLQVLYLHNNSFSGPISYNISYCSNLIFMDIGFNGLVGKIPSEFGSLSKLQQFVLQANNLTGEIPPSLGNLSSLEVLAATQNNLVGSLPTSLGQLKNLTHLSLGANKLTGTIPPSIYNLSALGFFGVGSNKIQGRLPSDLGKTLPNLQSFSIANNQFFGSLPLSLSNATSLRLLQMQLNNFTGQMPDFRNLQDLEIFFIEWNHLGSGTDGDLSFVSDLTNATELRQLLVGENNFGGTLPTSISNLSTKLEKFWVFRNQLHGSIPTELGNLVNLESLSMGGNSLTGNIPTEIQKMSSLVELDISMNALSGSIPSSLGNLTKLYRLFLQGNNLKGVIPSSLGDCQQLIVLDLSNNKLSGAIPQQVIGLPSLSVLLNLSMNNLTGSLPMEVGKLKSLGVLDVSNNMLSGELPSSLGSCESLEVLYLQGNFFKGPIPSSMIGLKAIGELDLSRNNLSGEIPKFLGGFVFLKKLDLSFNEFWGAVPTGGGAFKNASVISITGNTKLCGGIADLQLPKCKSQKGGSSRTLKLIIPLVLSGFALLVIVMVMSYFFLCSSRRKRKEIPLSTLANSFLQVSYATLLRATDEFSSANLIGAGSFGSVYKGILDDNDKHQLVAVKVFNLLRHGASKSFMAECEALRNIKHRNLVEIITACSSVDFHGNDFKALVYKYMDRGSLEEWLHPPTEIEEVRDGPKALNLEQRLDIAIDVACALDYLHNHCETPIVHCDLKPSNVLLDNEMTGHVSDFGLARFLSQEAGINVSNNHTSSIGIKGTVGYAAPEYGMGSEVSTNGDVYSFGILLLEIFAGKRPTDDMFNGDLNLHTFVKMALPERVTDIADSTLFEGGNNKRRVEKIVVCLNSIFRIGIECSAESPTERLKNISDVASELHSIRNVLLR from the exons GTCGACGACACCAACAAAGGGTCACAAGGCTAGACCTCCAATCTCAAAAGCTGGCAGGGTCCCTATCCCCACACATAGGAAATCTAAGTTTCCTAAGGGCTCTAAGACTCCAAAACAACAGCTTCAGCAATAAAATCCCTCCAGAAATTGGGAATTTGCGTAGATTGCAGGTACTATATCTACACAACAACTCATTTAGTGGCCCTATTTCATACAACATATCATATTGCTCCAACCTCATCTTCATGGACATCGGTTTCAACGGGTTGGTGGGTAAAATTCCATCTGAATTTGGCTCTTTGTCGAAGCTTCAACAATTTGTTTTACAAGCTAATAATTTAACTGGAGAGATCCCTCCTTCCTTGGGAAACCTTTCGTCTCTCGAGGTACTTGCTGCAACACAAAATAACTTGGTGGGAAGCCTCCCTACTTCTCTGGGCCAATTGAAAAACTTAACACATTTGTCATTGGGTGCAAACAAGTTAACTGGTACCATTCCTCCCTCCATCTATAACCTCTCTGCTCTTGGTTTCTTTGGAGTAGGAAGTAACAAAATTCAAGGGAGGCTTCCATCAGACTTAGGAAAAACTCTTCCTAATCTCCAATCCTTTAGCATTGCTAACAACCAATTTTTTGGATCCTTGCCTCTCTCACTATCAAATGCCACAAGTCTGCGATTACTACAAATGCAACTTAACAACTTCACAGGTCAGATGCCAGATTTCCGAAATCTTCAAGACCTAGAGATATTCTTCATTGAATGGAATCATCTCGGAAGCGGTACAGATGGTGACTTGAGTTTCGTTTCGGACTTGACCAATGCCACAGAGTTAAGACAGTTGTTGGTGggtgaaaacaattttggagGGACGTTGCCCACATCAATATCCAATCTTTCAACCAAGCTTGAaaagttttgggttttcagaAACCAACTACATGGAAGTATCCCAACAGAATTAGGGAATCTGGTCAACTTGGAGTCGTTGTCAATGGGGGGAAATAGCTTGACGGGTAACATTCCCACTGAAATTCAGAAGATGTCAAGCCTTGTGGAATTAGATATTTCTATGAATGCATTATCAGGAAGCATTCCGTCCTCTTTAGGAAATTTAACCAAGTTATACAGACTCTTCTTACAAGGAAATAATCTTAAAGGCGTCATCCCTTCAAGCTTGGGAGATTGCCAACAGCTGATAGTATTGGATTTATCTAATAATAAACTTAGTGGCGCAATACCTCAACAAGTTATTGGCCTCCCGTCCTTATCAGTGCTTTTGAACTTGTCGATGAACAACCTTACGGGTTCTCTTCCGATGGAGGTTGGAAAGTTGAAGAGTCTAGGTGTACTGGACGTTTCTAATAACATGTTATCCGGAGAACTTCCTAGTAGCCTTGGTTCATGTGAGAGTTTAGAAGTTTTGTACTTGCAAGGCAACTTCTTCAAGGGGCCTATTCCCTCATCTATGATTGGGTTGAAAGCCATAGGAGAATTAGACCTTTCTCGCAACAATTTGTCGGgtgaaattccaaaattcttAGGGGGCTTTGTCTTCTTGAAGAAACTAGAcctatcattcaatgaattttggGGAGCGGTACCAACTGGAGGAGGTGCTTTTAAAAATGCAAGTGTGATTTCAATTACCGGCAACACCAAGCTCTGCGGGGGAATTGCTGATCTCCAACTGCCCAAGTGCAAGTCCCAAAAAGGAGGATCATCTCGTACCTTGAAATTAATAATCCCGTTAGTACTTTCCGGATTTGCTCTTCTTGTAATAGTTATGGTGATGTCCTATTTCTTCCTCTGTTCGtcaagaaggaaaaggaaagagattCCGTTGAGCACATTGGCGAACAGTTTTTTGCAAGTGTCATATGCTACTCTCCTAAGAGCTACTGACGAGTTCTCTTCGGCTAATTTGATTGGTGCAGGCAGTTTTGGGTCTGTGTACAAAGGAATTCTTGATGATAATGATAAACATCAACTTGTTGCTGTGAAGGTGTTCAACTTGTTACGCCATGGAGCATCGAAGAGTTTCATGGCCGAATGTGAGGCTTTAAGAAACATCAAGCATCGAAATCTTGTCGAGATTATAACTGCGTGTTCAAGTGTTGACTTTCATGGTAATGACTTCAAGGCTCTGGTTTACAAGTACATGGACAGAGGAAGCTTAGAGGAGTGGCTGCATCCTCCTACTGAAATTGAAGAGGTAAGagat GGCCCAA AGGCACTCAATCTAGAGCAAAGGCTAGACATTGCCATTGATGTTGCTTGTGCATTGGATTATCTTCATAATCATTGTGAAACACCGATAGTTCATTGTGATCTCAAGCCAAGCAATGTTCTTTTGGACAACGAGATGACTGGACATGTTTCTGACTTTGGACTCGCAAGATTTCTCTCCCAAGAAGCTGGTATTAATGTTTCCAACAATCACACAAGTTCCATTGGAATAAAAGGAACGGTTGGTTATGCTGCTCCAG AGTATGGTATGGGAAGCGAGGTGTCAACAAATGGAGATGTCTACAGCTTTGGCATTCTCTTGTTAGAGATTTTCGCAGGAAAGCGACCCACCGACGACATGTTTAATGGGGACCTAAACCTTCATACTTTTGTTAAAATGGCTTTACCTGAGCGAGTTACGGACATTGCAGATTCAACACTTTTTGAAGGAGGCAACAACAAGAGAAGAGTTGAAAAAATTGTGGTGTGCTTGAATTCAATATTTAGAATTGGAATTGAATGCTCCGCTGAATCTCCAACAGAGCGTCTAAAGAATATCAGTGATGTTGCATCTGAACTGCATTCCATTAGAAACGTTCTTCTTCGATAG